Proteins encoded by one window of Flavobacterium sp. N502540:
- a CDS encoding DUF5457 domain-containing protein, producing the protein MELINTIEMTKPLHEIILELFYFESKGKPCEFTKKEILWRLKNPSITEYQIEEVLNWMVHHKKLNENLGLYSLDRFELIDLEEKFKTERLHKEKKQEPIFFTNYSTINNIHNAAKPKALEIFIQYILPTFLLSYIVFIFFLVNKLNDSFAVNNNKIEDVSELTLKEPKTGVIRKKRALSDKEVKRLFSNQHQNILYLNKTIDSLQKQVNKINEIHTTATLDLKNQVNSLQPQVNSIVLHITVVLLGFILLFFMKNVTD; encoded by the coding sequence ATGGAACTTATCAATACAATAGAAATGACGAAACCTTTGCATGAAATAATTTTAGAGTTATTTTATTTTGAAAGCAAAGGGAAACCGTGTGAGTTTACAAAAAAAGAAATCTTGTGGAGGCTTAAAAATCCCAGTATTACAGAATATCAGATAGAAGAAGTACTCAATTGGATGGTACATCATAAAAAACTAAATGAGAATTTAGGTTTGTACAGCCTCGATCGCTTTGAACTAATTGATTTAGAAGAAAAATTTAAAACCGAGAGATTGCACAAAGAAAAAAAACAAGAGCCTATTTTTTTTACCAATTACAGTACGATAAACAATATACACAATGCCGCAAAGCCCAAAGCGCTTGAAATATTTATTCAGTACATACTGCCTACGTTTTTGCTTTCTTATATTGTGTTTATTTTTTTCTTAGTAAACAAGTTAAATGACAGTTTTGCGGTAAACAATAATAAAATTGAAGACGTTAGCGAACTGACATTAAAAGAGCCTAAAACAGGAGTCATTAGAAAAAAAAGAGCGCTGTCTGACAAAGAAGTAAAAAGACTGTTTTCTAATCAGCATCAGAATATTTTGTATTTGAACAAGACCATAGATTCATTGCAAAAGCAGGTGAACAAAATTAATGAAATTCATACCACAGCAACTTTAGACTTAAAAAACCAGGTCAATTCTTTACAGCCACAGGTCAATTCAATAGTCCTGCACATAACCGTTGTACTGTTGGGATTTATTCTGTTATTTTTTATGAAAAATGTTACAGATTAA
- the tssR gene encoding type VI secretion system protein TssR domain-containing protein, translated as MKSSILLRYTSLICLLITSTLFSQVKNSTNVLRKTGETVNTYDNQEQKENKKPELKMVFSDRNENKIYEEPYGAKVKNKAAILTPMYVIDEDKNYYEVVVADKKLIGKPKGTFSALRSKDNHFSKAKEVQYLGWIKKDNVLEYGRAIQNQVNLKYVKYFVACNTLDNLVNSNNNVKKSTLLLKGDPNLETVTKKGIKLNDFVYVYNINKTANSAFVSNSDDLMPKDTANFKYGWVPLQYLNPITDNVVVKLNPADTLKFSSGKINFHANELYRNTFFVNENQSSIAARFDNTTKILLPVNVWNHDKNKITNLKGDDITIKTIEQIDLQSKTINFFYVFENNGSTKQYLKKTLSALQNLKLTTSSDLYANYNFTYSFIAKGKSKSYFLLRTSSFSKWFDLIEKSIKTPEEITNENILPNNNINITQFLSAGPNYENNFFILAGLDGSINTVLQDNMSTLAKNNAKLLYILFRNENSSDNQDFISQSKAYLSDASNANKKYIQNYYVDPKLVPKNDEFVYNGEADNEYIYNAPLKSNFNGGIVFPKLNGELTPETINKAIDTVISKTIKTNNALLKSLTQYKNEFSFLRSQPSITVKNIIENSPLKDSVSTDVPKKYKNETFAINAKDSLYNDLESKVHILLTENEIKQLIENYRELVSKEYTNENIDKVEILNFKDRCYTFASIIRRTEPLRNRNSLADLFYFKTRVFVNSSDLHTIRIKDIRKFKRKPAEFRALFIGLNAKVEALEKMVRNSAFEVFDEESQLKHYYISKNMLL; from the coding sequence ATGAAAAGCAGCATTTTACTTCGATATACGTCTTTAATTTGTTTATTGATCACCAGTACCCTTTTTTCGCAGGTTAAGAACAGTACAAACGTTCTTAGAAAAACGGGAGAAACAGTTAATACTTACGATAACCAGGAGCAAAAAGAAAATAAAAAACCAGAACTGAAAATGGTTTTTTCGGATCGAAATGAGAATAAAATTTATGAGGAACCTTATGGCGCTAAAGTAAAAAATAAGGCCGCTATTTTGACTCCCATGTATGTTATTGATGAAGATAAGAATTATTACGAAGTTGTCGTTGCGGATAAAAAACTGATTGGGAAACCCAAAGGGACATTCTCTGCTTTAAGAAGTAAAGACAACCATTTTTCTAAAGCTAAAGAAGTACAATATCTGGGATGGATTAAAAAAGACAATGTACTGGAATATGGAAGAGCTATCCAGAATCAGGTTAACTTAAAATATGTAAAGTATTTTGTGGCTTGTAATACGCTGGATAATTTGGTAAACAGTAACAATAACGTCAAAAAAAGTACTCTTTTGTTAAAGGGAGATCCTAACTTAGAAACAGTAACCAAAAAAGGGATAAAACTAAATGACTTCGTTTACGTCTACAACATAAACAAAACGGCAAATTCAGCCTTTGTGTCCAATTCTGATGATTTGATGCCAAAAGACACCGCTAATTTTAAATATGGTTGGGTTCCTTTGCAATATCTGAATCCTATAACAGACAATGTGGTGGTGAAACTGAATCCTGCCGATACGTTGAAGTTTTCGTCGGGTAAAATCAACTTTCATGCAAATGAACTGTACAGAAACACCTTTTTCGTAAATGAAAATCAATCTAGTATTGCTGCCAGATTCGATAATACCACTAAAATTTTATTGCCTGTAAATGTCTGGAACCACGACAAAAATAAAATAACAAATTTAAAAGGGGATGATATTACCATAAAGACAATCGAACAGATCGATTTGCAAAGTAAGACCATTAACTTTTTTTACGTTTTTGAGAACAACGGCAGTACCAAACAATACCTGAAAAAGACACTTTCGGCATTGCAAAATCTAAAATTAACAACGAGCAGTGATTTGTACGCCAATTATAATTTTACGTACTCGTTTATTGCAAAAGGAAAGTCCAAAAGTTATTTTTTGCTCAGAACATCCTCTTTTTCGAAGTGGTTTGATTTAATTGAAAAAAGTATCAAAACACCGGAAGAAATTACAAATGAAAATATTTTACCCAATAACAACATAAATATTACTCAGTTTTTGAGTGCGGGACCCAATTACGAAAACAATTTCTTTATACTCGCAGGATTAGACGGATCAATAAATACCGTTTTGCAGGACAATATGAGCACATTGGCAAAGAATAATGCCAAGTTATTGTACATCCTTTTTAGAAATGAAAACAGTTCTGACAATCAGGATTTTATTTCGCAGAGTAAGGCCTATTTAAGTGATGCCAGTAATGCCAACAAAAAATACATTCAGAACTATTATGTAGATCCAAAGCTGGTTCCTAAAAATGATGAATTTGTTTACAATGGCGAAGCGGATAATGAGTACATCTACAACGCTCCTTTAAAAAGTAACTTTAATGGCGGAATTGTATTTCCTAAGTTAAACGGGGAGCTTACTCCTGAAACGATAAACAAGGCCATTGATACCGTGATCAGTAAAACGATCAAGACGAACAATGCATTGCTAAAATCACTCACTCAGTATAAAAATGAATTTAGCTTTTTAAGAAGTCAGCCGAGTATAACCGTAAAAAATATTATCGAAAATTCTCCTTTAAAAGACAGTGTAAGTACTGATGTGCCTAAAAAGTATAAAAACGAAACCTTTGCGATAAATGCAAAAGATTCGCTGTATAATGATTTAGAAAGTAAAGTACACATTTTACTGACCGAAAATGAAATTAAACAGCTTATTGAAAATTATCGGGAGTTAGTAAGCAAAGAATACACCAATGAAAATATTGATAAGGTAGAGATTCTGAATTTTAAAGACAGGTGCTATACATTTGCCTCAATTATCAGAAGGACCGAACCATTGAGAAACAGAAATTCTTTAGCAGATCTGTTTTATTTTAAGACAAGAGTATTTGTAAACAGTTCTGATCTGCATACTATAAGAATTAAAGATATCAGAAAGTTTAAGAGAAAACCGGCTGAATTCAGAGCGCTGTTTATAGGCTTGAATGCTAAAGTTGAAGCCCTAGAGAAAATGGTAAGAAATAGTGCTTTTGAGGTTTTTGATGAGGAGTCTCAGCTCAAACACTATTATATATCGAAAAATATGCTACTATAA
- a CDS encoding PKD domain-containing protein: protein MNIKNRTVVILLSCIAVILVIVALLFPYNKRLSNLDFSIVDDNSNHQYELNEELSFKINDSTLISDKKAVWYFGNGDSIVSKGSVNYTYDKAGKYLVTLKIDDKFDFSKQINIVNGRRLTARDSITKIFCPEFGYVGEEIVFTGYSPSSNNWYWEFGETGTIDSYEKQAIYIFTQPGIYTVKLETDKTKYPITKEIEVLQLYEPFKEPEAVDSSGIVLNDIKKRLQTIANLGARDTRTYREQVNYLKNKYICNDLSDVVVVVNEEKYNDFLSYCQGLHYLEGNETIIEDVKLDNIKCFKQINITQKTKNKTK, encoded by the coding sequence ATGAACATTAAAAACAGAACAGTAGTTATCCTTTTGTCTTGCATTGCGGTAATTTTAGTGATAGTAGCACTGCTATTTCCTTATAATAAACGATTGAGTAATCTTGATTTTTCGATTGTTGATGATAATAGTAATCATCAGTATGAATTAAACGAGGAATTATCTTTTAAAATAAATGACAGTACTTTAATATCAGATAAAAAAGCCGTTTGGTATTTTGGAAACGGTGATTCGATTGTTAGTAAAGGAAGTGTAAATTACACTTATGACAAAGCCGGAAAGTATTTAGTTACCTTAAAAATTGACGACAAGTTTGATTTTTCAAAACAGATCAATATCGTTAATGGCAGAAGATTGACGGCAAGAGATTCGATCACCAAGATCTTTTGTCCGGAGTTTGGTTATGTAGGTGAGGAAATTGTGTTTACCGGATATTCTCCGAGTTCTAATAATTGGTATTGGGAATTTGGTGAAACGGGAACTATTGATTCTTATGAAAAACAAGCCATTTATATTTTTACTCAGCCTGGAATTTATACGGTAAAGCTTGAAACAGACAAAACGAAGTATCCGATAACAAAAGAAATTGAAGTGCTTCAGTTGTACGAACCTTTCAAAGAACCGGAGGCCGTAGATTCGTCAGGTATTGTATTGAATGATATTAAAAAAAGACTGCAGACCATTGCTAATTTAGGAGCAAGAGATACCAGAACGTACAGAGAACAGGTGAATTATCTGAAAAATAAATACATCTGCAATGATTTGTCTGATGTAGTGGTAGTAGTCAACGAAGAAAAATACAATGATTTTTTAAGTTACTGTCAGGGACTTCATTATCTGGAAGGCAATGAGACTATAATTGAGGATGTAAAATTAGATAATATTAAGTGCTTTAAGCAGATCAATATTACCCAAAAAACTAAAAATAAAACAAAGTAA
- the tssO gene encoding type VI secretion system TssO: protein MKKAIIFDETYWKKAKFNLLFIISACVIFIGLTKFLLKTPDFNNTDMLNRINDYEKMQKIKVDYANKSKLIFKTIDTIKYDINQVQRIDEVKRNISEYKQLYKDNEFHSSYNFCLIGGNLLNVFLEINLEESTVKKNDTLVQTSLNECKADFKNEH, encoded by the coding sequence ATGAAGAAGGCAATAATTTTTGACGAAACCTATTGGAAGAAAGCAAAGTTCAATTTATTATTTATCATTAGCGCCTGTGTCATATTTATTGGTCTTACCAAGTTTTTATTGAAGACACCTGATTTTAATAATACAGATATGCTGAACAGAATTAATGATTATGAAAAAATGCAGAAGATTAAGGTAGACTATGCCAATAAATCGAAGTTAATTTTCAAAACCATTGATACGATTAAATACGACATTAATCAGGTACAGCGTATCGATGAAGTAAAAAGAAATATTTCAGAGTACAAACAGCTTTATAAAGACAACGAATTTCATTCGTCCTATAATTTTTGCTTAATCGGCGGGAACTTATTAAATGTTTTTTTAGAGATAAACCTGGAAGAAAGTACGGTAAAAAAGAACGATACTCTGGTACAGACAAGTCTTAACGAATGTAAAGCAGATTTTAAAAATGAACATTAA
- a CDS encoding TssN family type VI secretion system protein, which translates to MNTILPFFLKYLLAPFLILIITLIMSQFSNVKIKTKAAIIFTLCFSIIAALPCLFAFFNNEFIWFGLLFSVIYYIILGIALVYFMNTALFQKVGIQNNVLAKVFLFLIIAILSSWIYYLVFNYIAISSYAHISMLNILWLFVPIFFQESKNKYLQIPEPFYEYWRVGKERKDFEYWDNIDKFRLMQVSIHIRKKANSEFFSKFDVKIAQDVNLGSWFDKFIEDQNYRFPNDAIESNAENEDTGWTFYTAKYFSFPLFIKNLSPYRTISESKLKNKQTIFAKRVALNRHENGLEE; encoded by the coding sequence ATGAATACAATACTACCCTTTTTCTTAAAATACCTATTAGCTCCGTTTTTGATTTTAATCATAACGCTGATTATGAGCCAGTTTTCAAATGTGAAAATTAAAACAAAAGCGGCCATAATATTTACTTTATGTTTTTCGATTATAGCAGCTTTGCCCTGTTTGTTTGCTTTCTTTAACAATGAATTTATCTGGTTTGGCTTATTATTTTCGGTTATCTACTACATCATACTTGGAATCGCACTGGTGTATTTCATGAACACTGCTTTATTTCAAAAAGTGGGGATACAGAATAATGTTCTGGCAAAAGTGTTTCTGTTTTTAATAATAGCGATTCTCTCTTCCTGGATTTATTATCTTGTTTTCAACTATATCGCCATATCAAGTTATGCTCACATCAGTATGCTTAATATTTTGTGGTTGTTTGTACCTATCTTTTTTCAGGAATCAAAGAACAAATACCTGCAAATACCTGAGCCTTTCTACGAATACTGGAGAGTGGGGAAAGAACGCAAGGATTTCGAATATTGGGATAATATCGATAAGTTTCGCCTCATGCAGGTATCCATACACATCAGAAAAAAAGCCAATTCTGAATTCTTTTCAAAATTTGATGTAAAAATTGCTCAGGACGTCAATCTGGGTAGTTGGTTTGATAAGTTTATAGAAGATCAGAATTACAGATTCCCTAATGATGCTATCGAATCCAACGCAGAGAATGAAGATACGGGCTGGACTTTTTATACCGCAAAATACTTCAGCTTTCCTTTGTTTATAAAGAACTTGAGTCCTTACAGAACCATTTCTGAAAGTAAATTGAAAAATAAACAGACCATTTTTGCTAAAAGAGTAGCTTTAAACAGACATGAAAACGGTCTGGAAGAATAA
- a CDS encoding AAA family ATPase: MNELDYSPSLLSAIKSAKSLAIQDGHSTYGVPHLAYALLFEPTGLTEVLKTLSKDIDYIREWFDVRKEVYTSTQSNDNIIIADAEIENVFTESNFNKIRLGSDSIDAFCVFIAIIKPGLVYSDKQIDGLNLSDKELLKHFGLRNTQKSFNLVDNDDKEETVDINYCDTLYRKNIIEEGSAIIGRNKEVRLILENIERYENHGILLIGESGIGKTSIIKNLIYSLHETDPNFFEETLVLSLNVSKLVANCSGENEISKKLIEIFEKLSKNGKSILFIDDIQVLLNSSSSKSNAVINIINTQLTQGTINIIASIDSDSYRKSIEGTTIDGKFENIFIEELDHALLLECLGIYKNKLEKHYKIGIDDEVIEEAIHLSKRFYKEKKLPYGAIDLLDRTASSVIVSNANSLVEIVKIKEQIKEADPADESRMSLLKKEIFNRISCVVTSKISAAENSKKQKDEVITFDAIEKLSADIEAIAKEKITVVKKSEILAVVSNATGIPLGKISAGEKEKLLTIEDKLQERVKGQAHAIKTLSEAIIESRSGLSNPKQPIGSFFFLGPTGTGKTELTKTLAELLFDDENAMIRFDMSEFKEEHSAALLYGAPPGYVGYEEGGMLVNKIRQKPYSVVLFDEIEKAHSSVYDVFLQIMDEGKVHDKLGREGDFSNAIIIFTSNIGSQWIQEQIESGHLPTSNQLIDIMSQHFRPEFLGRLTEVVPFAPINIEIAKAIFKLHLSRLQEQLRTIKNISFDLSDSALEYLTNKGFSKKYGARPIAGTVRTYLKKTISKLIISEAILENESIVLDIKEDEFIWEKK; the protein is encoded by the coding sequence ATGAATGAATTAGATTATAGCCCCAGCTTACTATCTGCAATTAAATCTGCTAAATCGTTGGCCATTCAGGATGGACATAGCACTTACGGTGTTCCGCATTTAGCCTACGCACTTTTATTTGAGCCAACGGGATTGACAGAGGTTTTAAAAACATTATCAAAAGACATAGATTATATAAGAGAATGGTTTGACGTGAGAAAGGAGGTATACACTTCGACTCAAAGCAATGATAACATTATTATTGCCGATGCAGAGATCGAAAATGTTTTTACCGAATCAAATTTCAATAAAATCAGATTAGGATCAGATTCTATTGATGCTTTTTGCGTTTTTATTGCCATTATTAAACCCGGATTGGTGTACAGTGACAAACAGATCGACGGTTTAAATTTAAGCGATAAAGAACTTTTAAAACATTTTGGGCTTCGTAATACTCAAAAAAGTTTTAATCTGGTGGATAATGATGATAAAGAAGAAACGGTTGATATTAATTATTGTGATACACTCTACAGAAAAAATATAATCGAAGAGGGCAGTGCTATTATTGGCCGAAATAAGGAGGTAAGACTGATACTTGAAAACATTGAACGATACGAGAATCACGGTATTTTGTTGATTGGAGAATCAGGTATTGGAAAAACTAGTATCATAAAAAATCTGATTTACAGTTTACACGAAACAGATCCTAATTTTTTTGAAGAAACACTGGTACTTTCTTTAAACGTGTCTAAACTTGTTGCCAATTGCAGCGGTGAAAATGAGATTTCGAAGAAATTGATTGAAATTTTCGAAAAATTATCCAAGAACGGAAAGAGCATTCTTTTTATCGATGACATACAGGTGTTGTTAAATTCATCAAGCTCAAAATCAAATGCGGTAATCAACATCATCAATACGCAGTTAACTCAGGGAACGATTAACATTATTGCTTCTATTGATTCAGATTCGTATCGAAAATCGATTGAAGGAACGACTATTGACGGAAAGTTTGAAAACATTTTTATCGAAGAACTGGATCATGCTTTATTGCTGGAATGTCTGGGGATTTATAAAAATAAATTGGAAAAACATTATAAAATAGGGATTGACGATGAAGTTATAGAAGAAGCCATTCATTTGTCGAAAAGATTTTATAAAGAAAAGAAATTGCCTTACGGAGCCATTGATTTATTAGACAGAACAGCTTCGTCAGTAATTGTTTCGAATGCCAATTCCTTAGTTGAAATTGTAAAAATAAAAGAACAGATAAAAGAAGCTGACCCTGCTGATGAATCAAGGATGAGTTTGCTGAAAAAAGAAATATTCAACAGAATTAGCTGTGTGGTAACCAGTAAAATTAGTGCTGCCGAAAATTCAAAAAAACAAAAAGACGAAGTAATCACTTTCGATGCCATCGAAAAATTATCAGCTGATATCGAAGCGATTGCAAAAGAGAAAATCACTGTGGTTAAAAAGTCTGAGATTTTGGCGGTCGTTTCTAATGCAACCGGAATTCCATTAGGAAAAATAAGTGCAGGAGAAAAGGAAAAACTTCTAACGATTGAAGACAAATTACAAGAGAGAGTAAAAGGGCAGGCACATGCTATTAAAACACTTTCAGAAGCCATAATCGAATCCCGTAGTGGTTTGAGCAACCCAAAACAGCCTATTGGTTCGTTCTTCTTTTTGGGACCAACCGGGACGGGAAAGACAGAATTAACTAAAACACTTGCAGAGCTGCTGTTCGATGACGAAAATGCGATGATTCGTTTTGATATGTCAGAGTTTAAAGAAGAACATTCGGCGGCGTTATTGTATGGTGCACCTCCGGGATATGTGGGGTATGAAGAAGGTGGGATGCTGGTGAATAAAATCAGACAAAAACCTTATTCGGTGGTACTTTTTGATGAGATCGAAAAAGCGCACAGTTCGGTTTACGACGTGTTTTTGCAGATTATGGACGAAGGAAAAGTGCATGATAAATTGGGGCGTGAAGGTGATTTTTCGAATGCAATTATCATTTTTACCTCAAATATTGGAAGCCAATGGATTCAGGAGCAGATAGAAAGCGGTCATTTACCCACTTCTAATCAGTTGATTGATATTATGAGTCAGCACTTCAGACCTGAGTTTTTAGGACGTTTGACTGAAGTAGTTCCATTTGCACCGATCAATATAGAAATCGCCAAAGCTATTTTCAAACTGCATCTTAGCCGTTTGCAGGAACAGTTAAGAACGATCAAAAATATTTCATTTGATTTATCTGATTCGGCTTTAGAATATCTGACCAATAAAGGATTTTCTAAAAAATATGGTGCCAGACCTATTGCGGGAACCGTACGAACTTATCTAAAGAAAACCATTTCAAAACTAATTATATCCGAAGCTATTTTGGAGAACGAAAGTATTGTTCTGGATATAAAAGAGGATGAATTTATCTGGGAAAAGAAATAA
- a CDS encoding GPW/gp25 family protein, whose translation MKYLKYPVNFKSLVRGSQDNFCKIEESIAYNIMMIITTSFGEIPEIPNYGSVIWDLEFNQHIKKRDWEDLVRKSLLKSITEFERRLTLSEVTISLDEIDNTELGSSIRRKANIVVKGDIIESLMPFSFHTKLNISPISQ comes from the coding sequence ATGAAATACCTGAAATACCCTGTTAATTTTAAGTCTTTGGTGAGAGGTTCACAGGATAATTTTTGTAAGATAGAAGAATCGATTGCTTATAACATTATGATGATTATTACCACTTCATTTGGAGAGATTCCGGAGATCCCAAATTACGGATCTGTCATCTGGGACCTGGAGTTTAATCAGCATATAAAGAAAAGAGATTGGGAGGATTTGGTTAGAAAATCCCTGTTAAAGTCGATTACTGAATTTGAGAGGAGATTAACCTTAAGTGAAGTCACTATTTCGTTAGATGAAATTGATAATACCGAGCTGGGATCAAGCATAAGAAGAAAAGCAAACATAGTCGTAAAAGGAGACATTATCGAAAGTCTGATGCCATTTAGCTTTCACACAAAATTGAATATAAGCCCAATTTCTCAATAG
- a CDS encoding DUF5458 family protein, with the protein MATQTKEQKVQGSSSEQLVQDSPSKINLLNEYGGFAFLENVIDGLSNLNPTRKARKNIFLNDAQWESERTTLNNRLDLWLDLLKGNDSVESMIEVANAKATSADATLNKNLKYALNTTRELETSYRSVALFYKNAESDKIKNVTIVNADITQLKDLDNTLFIDYVSNELKQNFDRLDLRKNYSILSVPGYLGSNAVLEKWSKIAHENKTVLLTDFQDLETPDDVIDIFFNANHTGGDVYKSNTIMTCNYLLGRSKNNEVGEEDNLYVPPSTSLAGKIYKTLMSQVVAGKKFGGLNEVESVRFDLKKSEISEIEKMGLVPMVNEYSKIMAFSAKTLFNGDNLGLQTYSVVRVFDHITKVLFDFLNRRAFENWTTRTEADLRSQIIKFLDGIKGPTNLIEKFTVMKIEQDKTQKDRILLDIHITPYFPAKSFVIQLDGHKGDGPEEAVWHSDYKQV; encoded by the coding sequence ATGGCAACTCAAACTAAAGAACAAAAGGTTCAAGGTTCTTCAAGCGAACAATTAGTACAAGACTCCCCAAGCAAAATAAACCTGTTAAACGAATATGGAGGTTTTGCTTTCTTAGAAAACGTAATCGACGGATTATCAAACTTAAACCCTACCAGAAAAGCCAGAAAAAACATCTTTCTTAACGATGCTCAATGGGAAAGTGAGAGAACAACTCTTAATAACAGACTTGATTTGTGGCTGGATTTACTAAAAGGAAATGATTCTGTTGAATCAATGATCGAAGTAGCCAATGCAAAAGCAACATCAGCAGATGCAACATTAAATAAAAACTTGAAATACGCCTTAAACACTACAAGAGAATTAGAAACTTCTTATCGTAGTGTTGCTTTATTCTACAAAAATGCTGAAAGTGATAAAATCAAGAACGTAACGATCGTAAACGCTGATATAACGCAATTAAAAGATTTAGACAACACTTTGTTTATTGATTATGTTTCGAATGAATTAAAGCAAAATTTTGACCGTCTTGATTTGAGAAAAAACTACTCTATACTTTCAGTTCCAGGATATTTAGGTTCTAACGCTGTTTTAGAAAAATGGTCTAAAATAGCTCACGAAAACAAAACAGTATTACTAACTGATTTCCAAGATCTTGAAACTCCGGATGATGTTATCGATATCTTCTTCAATGCCAATCATACTGGTGGTGATGTGTACAAATCAAACACTATTATGACTTGTAACTATTTGTTAGGAAGAAGTAAAAATAACGAAGTTGGAGAAGAAGACAATCTTTATGTACCACCATCGACTTCTTTAGCAGGTAAAATATACAAAACATTGATGTCTCAAGTGGTTGCCGGTAAAAAATTCGGAGGCTTAAACGAGGTGGAAAGTGTTCGTTTTGACCTGAAGAAAAGTGAAATCTCAGAAATTGAAAAAATGGGATTAGTACCAATGGTTAATGAGTACAGCAAAATTATGGCTTTCTCTGCAAAAACATTGTTCAACGGAGACAACTTAGGTTTACAAACCTACTCTGTAGTACGTGTATTTGACCATATTACCAAAGTACTTTTCGATTTCTTAAACAGAAGAGCTTTCGAGAACTGGACTACCAGAACTGAAGCCGATTTAAGAAGCCAAATCATTAAATTCCTTGACGGAATTAAAGGACCAACTAATCTTATTGAAAAGTTTACAGTAATGAAAATTGAGCAGGATAAAACTCAAAAAGACAGAATCTTACTAGATATCCACATCACACCATACTTCCCGGCTAAAAGTTTCGTAATTCAATTAGACGGACACAAAGGAGATGGTCCTGAAGAAGCTGTTTGGCATAGTGACTACAAACAGGTTTAA
- a CDS encoding Crp/Fnr family transcriptional regulator, producing MEELLVFINSFHALDQETEKAVKNLFKEESYKKNEVILKEGQICQKIYFIKSGSVRRFFYNDGEDVTKWIYTDHQFITSLSSFFEQKPSFELFQACEDTILYSLSYTDEQILLEYPLFSKFYIKLLRIYLSKLNEFHHFYKSMNAQDKYFYLLNSFPPIIAKSKLKHIASLIGVSQETLSRIRASIN from the coding sequence ATGGAAGAGCTTCTTGTATTTATAAACAGTTTTCATGCACTGGATCAAGAGACCGAAAAAGCAGTAAAAAACTTATTTAAAGAAGAATCTTACAAGAAAAATGAGGTTATTTTAAAAGAAGGACAAATTTGCCAAAAAATTTACTTTATAAAATCCGGTTCAGTACGAAGGTTTTTTTATAATGACGGAGAAGATGTAACTAAATGGATTTATACCGATCACCAATTCATCACTTCATTGAGTAGTTTTTTTGAACAGAAACCATCATTTGAGCTTTTTCAGGCATGTGAGGATACCATACTTTATTCATTATCTTACACAGATGAACAAATTTTATTAGAATATCCTTTATTTTCTAAATTCTATATTAAGTTGCTTAGAATTTATCTTTCAAAATTGAATGAATTTCATCATTTTTATAAATCCATGAATGCTCAGGATAAATATTTCTACTTATTAAATTCATTCCCTCCTATTATTGCAAAATCAAAACTAAAACATATTGCCTCGCTTATCGGTGTAAGTCAGGAAACATTGAGCAGAATCAGAGCTTCAATTAATTGA